Proteins from one Novosphingobium pentaromativorans US6-1 genomic window:
- a CDS encoding cobalamin-independent methionine synthase II family protein has translation MTIATTHVGSLPRGDELTPLLLARDKGEPYDAAEFDRLVQAAVDEAVRQQVASGVTWVSDGELGKVGYSTYMIERLEGFGGHIDRKPAADLAEHPDLSRKLSAIMGSQEFTRASCVGPVRLRTLDPLHEDTRRFRHALDKHGQGVRGFLNAASPGLITAFQVNRHYPSHEAYLADLVDAMRPEYEAIVAAGFDLQLDCPDLAMSRHTGYQDQDEDTFLRTAAANVEALNAATANIAPERLRMHICWGNYEGPHDHDIPLEKVVDTVIAARPATVLFEAANPRHEHEWTVWRDARLPDWKVLAPGLIDTCSNYVEHPELIAQRIERFASIVGKDRVVASTDCGFGTFAGYGKIDPGVTWKKLRVLREGADIADARL, from the coding sequence ATGACCATTGCCACCACCCACGTCGGAAGCCTGCCGCGCGGAGACGAACTGACTCCGCTGCTGCTCGCGCGCGACAAGGGCGAGCCTTACGATGCCGCCGAATTCGACCGCCTGGTGCAGGCCGCGGTCGATGAGGCCGTGCGCCAGCAGGTGGCGAGCGGCGTAACCTGGGTCAGCGACGGCGAACTCGGCAAGGTCGGCTACTCAACCTACATGATCGAGCGCCTCGAAGGGTTCGGTGGTCATATCGACCGCAAGCCCGCCGCCGATCTGGCCGAGCACCCGGACCTGTCCCGCAAGCTGTCGGCGATCATGGGCAGCCAGGAGTTCACCCGCGCCTCGTGCGTCGGCCCCGTACGGCTGCGGACACTCGACCCGCTGCACGAAGACACCCGCAGGTTCCGCCATGCGCTCGACAAGCACGGCCAGGGCGTGCGCGGCTTCCTCAATGCCGCTTCGCCCGGCCTGATCACCGCTTTCCAGGTCAACCGCCACTACCCGAGCCACGAAGCCTATCTCGCCGATCTCGTCGATGCCATGCGCCCGGAGTACGAGGCCATCGTCGCGGCCGGTTTCGACCTGCAGCTCGATTGCCCCGACCTCGCGATGTCGCGCCATACCGGCTACCAGGACCAGGACGAAGACACGTTCCTGCGCACGGCTGCCGCCAACGTGGAGGCGCTCAATGCGGCAACGGCCAATATCGCTCCCGAGCGCTTGCGCATGCATATCTGCTGGGGCAACTACGAGGGCCCGCACGACCACGACATTCCGCTCGAGAAAGTCGTCGATACCGTGATCGCCGCCCGCCCCGCGACAGTCCTGTTCGAAGCCGCCAACCCGCGGCACGAGCACGAATGGACAGTGTGGCGCGATGCCAGGCTACCCGATTGGAAGGTGCTGGCCCCGGGCCTGATCGACACCTGTTCCAACTATGTCGAGCATCCCGAACTCATCGCCCAGCGGATCGAGCGGTTCGCTTCCATTGTCGGCAAGGACCGGGTTGTGGCGAGCACCGACTGCGGCTTCGGTACCTTCGCGGGCTACGGCAAGATCGATCCCGGCGTGACATGGAAGAAGCTGCGTGTCCTGCGCGAAGGGGCCGATATTGCGGACGCCCGCCTGTGA
- a CDS encoding lipid II flippase Amj family protein, translating into MDVQLVVICLLTAGINLIGTLAYAARIAGVRTRRIAMSFALFNILVLVSRTSNSFLGPFLAKRIESRLSLGGGAALLGDFRMVLMSATMAVALGIALIPTSQRLFVNAIGYFQRHRSTSRMLLRAASPAGLRSIRTSFRAPRYEHIRELARARGVGWGVLLANCLAQALITVGVLASLYAGYLNPQYRVTASQLSAVINGFATILLFALIDPQLSVMTDDVVEGRVSDPLFRRTIVWISFSRLAGTVLAQAFFVPAAQLVAWIAYVV; encoded by the coding sequence ATGGACGTGCAACTCGTTGTCATCTGCCTGCTGACGGCAGGCATCAACCTGATCGGAACCCTGGCCTACGCGGCGCGCATTGCCGGAGTCCGCACACGACGGATCGCGATGAGTTTCGCGCTCTTCAACATCCTCGTCCTCGTCAGCCGCACCTCGAACAGCTTCCTCGGCCCCTTCCTGGCCAAGCGAATCGAAAGCCGCCTGTCGCTGGGCGGCGGCGCTGCCCTGCTTGGCGACTTTCGCATGGTGCTGATGTCGGCCACGATGGCGGTCGCGCTTGGCATCGCGCTGATCCCGACCAGCCAGCGTCTCTTCGTCAACGCCATCGGCTACTTCCAGCGCCACCGCTCGACCAGCCGCATGCTGCTGCGCGCTGCATCGCCGGCCGGGCTGCGCTCTATCCGCACGTCGTTTCGCGCCCCGCGATACGAACACATCCGCGAACTCGCCCGAGCCCGCGGCGTGGGTTGGGGGGTACTGCTGGCCAATTGTCTGGCCCAGGCGCTGATTACAGTGGGAGTGCTGGCATCGCTCTATGCCGGATATCTCAATCCGCAGTACCGCGTCACGGCCTCTCAGCTTTCTGCCGTCATCAACGGCTTCGCGACGATCCTGCTCTTTGCCCTGATCGATCCGCAGCTCTCGGTGATGACTGATGACGTCGTCGAGGGCCGGGTCAGCGATCCACTTTTTCGTCGCACGATCGTGTGGATCAGCTTCAGCCGACTGGCCGGGACAGTCCTTGCACAGGCCTTCTTCGTCCCTGCTGCCCAGCTAGTCGCCTGGATCGCCTACGTGGTCTGA
- a CDS encoding sulfite exporter TauE/SafE family protein, which yields MLDQLDQLHALAGFIVGLLVGMTGVGGGSLMTPLLVLMFGVSPQTAVGTDLLYAAITKITGTTVHGWRDTVDWKIVRRLAYGSIPATILTLAVMARLGKVSDHSQHIILFSLAVLLAITACTVIFRARLARFAQERGPLEPGSRVTGATVLLGAAIGIAVSISSVGAGAIGVTVLLMLYPRLPMVRIVGSDIAHAVPLALIAGVGHWIIGDVDGVLLTNLLVGSIPGVIIGSLLSTRAPEWLLRPLLAIVLGLSSWQLFVKAATPSETAAKSSASSSEGALAASRGSDQK from the coding sequence ATGCTGGATCAACTGGATCAGCTTCACGCCTTGGCGGGGTTTATCGTCGGCCTGCTGGTCGGCATGACCGGCGTGGGCGGCGGATCGCTGATGACGCCGCTGCTTGTCCTCATGTTCGGGGTCAGCCCACAGACGGCAGTGGGCACCGACCTTCTCTATGCGGCGATCACCAAGATCACCGGCACGACAGTGCATGGCTGGCGCGATACGGTGGACTGGAAGATCGTGCGCAGGCTCGCCTATGGCAGCATTCCCGCGACCATCCTGACACTTGCCGTCATGGCCCGTCTCGGCAAGGTCAGCGATCACAGCCAACATATAATCCTGTTCTCGCTGGCGGTCCTGCTGGCGATCACCGCCTGCACAGTCATCTTCCGCGCTCGCCTCGCCCGCTTCGCGCAGGAGCGCGGGCCGCTCGAACCGGGATCACGGGTCACCGGGGCAACCGTTCTGCTCGGCGCGGCAATCGGCATCGCCGTGTCGATCTCCTCGGTAGGAGCCGGTGCGATCGGCGTAACCGTCCTGCTCATGCTCTACCCGCGGCTGCCGATGGTGCGCATCGTCGGCTCGGACATCGCCCATGCCGTGCCGCTCGCCCTGATCGCGGGCGTCGGACACTGGATCATCGGAGACGTCGACGGCGTGCTGCTGACCAACTTGCTCGTCGGCTCGATTCCAGGCGTCATCATCGGCAGTCTGCTGTCCACCCGCGCGCCGGAATGGCTCCTCAGGCCGCTCCTCGCTATCGTCCTGGGGCTTTCGTCCTGGCAACTTTTCGTCAAGGCTGCGACCCCTTCGGAAACGGCGGCAAAGTCATCCGCAAGTTCCAGCGAAGGCGCTCTTGCAGCCTCAAGGGGCTCGGACCAGAAGTGA
- the treF gene encoding alpha,alpha-trehalase TreF — protein sequence MRQAVRRISRLVALVLVCASLGNVAPPSPADLYGDLFVAVQERRIFDDNKTFADAVPRKAPAAIMADYRAAPPRDDAALRAFVLDRFEVPGVNDAGTGGLRAHIRKLWPHLVRQPAPVVPGESRIALPAQYVVPGGRFREIYYWDSYFTMLGLAADGEHALVESMLDDFTSLIERFGHIPNGTRTYYVSRSQPPFFALMLDISQNHDARVQARRLEALRSEYAFWMAGGDCALRKGACLRVVRMPDGSLLNRYWDERDTPRDESFAEDRASAKAAANRASSQVYRDLRAAAESGWDFSSRWLADGRTLATIRTTDVVPVDLNALLWAMERRIARGCKTLGDAGCARDFVKRADRRRAAVDRFLWQAGEGCYGDWLIGEARPSPALSAATLYPLFVGMASAEQADGVAELTRAKLVAPGGLRTTLTRSGQQWDAPNGWAPLQWIAVGGLDSSGHAQLARTIAARWIATVARTYAETGKMLEKYDVEERLPGGGGEYPLQDGFGWTNGVTGALLDRYPALDREAP from the coding sequence ATGAGGCAGGCCGTGCGCCGCATTTCCAGGCTGGTCGCCCTCGTTCTGGTTTGCGCTTCTTTGGGCAATGTGGCGCCACCATCGCCGGCAGACCTCTATGGCGACCTCTTCGTCGCGGTGCAGGAGCGTCGTATCTTCGACGATAACAAGACATTCGCCGATGCCGTCCCGCGCAAAGCGCCCGCTGCGATCATGGCCGACTACCGCGCCGCGCCGCCAAGGGACGATGCGGCGCTGCGCGCTTTTGTGCTCGACCGCTTCGAGGTCCCGGGCGTCAACGATGCCGGGACGGGCGGGCTGCGCGCGCATATCCGCAAGCTCTGGCCGCATCTGGTGCGCCAGCCGGCCCCTGTGGTCCCCGGGGAATCGCGGATCGCGCTGCCCGCACAATATGTCGTGCCCGGAGGTCGCTTTCGCGAGATCTATTACTGGGACAGTTACTTCACGATGCTGGGGCTGGCCGCCGACGGCGAACATGCACTGGTGGAATCGATGCTCGACGATTTCACCAGCCTGATCGAGCGCTTCGGTCATATCCCCAATGGTACGCGTACGTACTATGTAAGCCGTTCGCAGCCGCCATTCTTTGCGCTGATGCTGGACATCTCGCAGAACCATGACGCGAGAGTGCAGGCGCGCCGGCTCGAGGCGCTGCGCAGCGAATACGCGTTCTGGATGGCAGGCGGTGACTGCGCGCTTCGCAAGGGCGCATGTCTGCGCGTCGTGCGCATGCCCGATGGCAGTTTGCTCAACCGCTACTGGGACGAGCGCGACACCCCGCGCGACGAATCCTTTGCGGAGGACCGGGCAAGCGCCAAGGCTGCTGCAAATCGCGCTTCCAGCCAAGTCTATCGCGACTTGCGCGCCGCTGCGGAAAGCGGCTGGGATTTTTCCTCGCGCTGGCTGGCGGACGGCAGGACGCTCGCAACCATCCGCACGACCGATGTCGTCCCGGTTGACCTCAATGCCTTGCTCTGGGCGATGGAACGGCGCATCGCCAGGGGCTGCAAGACCTTGGGAGATGCCGGGTGCGCGCGCGACTTCGTAAAGCGCGCGGATCGCCGCAGGGCGGCGGTGGACCGCTTCCTGTGGCAGGCTGGAGAGGGATGCTACGGCGATTGGCTGATCGGCGAAGCGAGGCCTTCACCTGCGCTTTCGGCCGCAACGCTCTATCCGCTTTTCGTTGGCATGGCGTCTGCCGAACAGGCAGATGGCGTCGCCGAACTCACCCGTGCGAAGCTGGTGGCGCCGGGCGGACTGAGGACGACGCTGACGCGATCCGGCCAGCAATGGGATGCCCCCAATGGTTGGGCGCCGCTGCAATGGATAGCGGTAGGCGGCCTGGATTCCAGCGGTCATGCGCAGCTTGCCCGGACGATCGCCGCGCGCTGGATCGCCACCGTCGCGCGCACTTATGCAGAGACCGGCAAGATGCTGGAGAAATACGACGTGGAAGAACGCCTGCCGGGCGGCGGCGGCGAATATCCGCTGCAGGATGGCTTCGGCTGGACCAATGGCGTTACCGGTGCCCTGCTCGATCGCTACCCCGCGCTCGACCGCGAAGCCCCTTAG
- a CDS encoding GlcG/HbpS family heme-binding protein, producing the protein MKTKHSLEAADVKAILAAAEAEAVSNGWAVTIAVVDEGGHLLGMLRLDGASASTAHMAPAKALTSIMGRRESGFYEEMICNGRVSMLSAPAMGALLEGGVPIVVDGDFVGAVGVSGVKSDQDAQIAKAGIAAIL; encoded by the coding sequence ATGAAAACCAAGCACAGTCTCGAAGCCGCCGACGTCAAGGCGATCCTTGCCGCCGCGGAAGCGGAAGCCGTCAGCAACGGTTGGGCCGTGACCATCGCTGTGGTTGACGAGGGGGGACATCTGCTTGGCATGCTGCGCCTTGACGGAGCCTCGGCGAGCACCGCGCACATGGCCCCGGCCAAGGCGCTGACCTCGATCATGGGACGGCGCGAGTCCGGCTTCTACGAGGAAATGATCTGCAACGGCCGCGTATCGATGCTCTCGGCTCCGGCCATGGGCGCGCTGCTTGAAGGCGGCGTGCCGATTGTCGTCGATGGCGATTTCGTGGGCGCGGTGGGCGTTTCCGGCGTCAAGTCCGACCAGGATGCGCAGATTGCAAAGGCCGGCATCGCCGCCATCCTCTGA
- a CDS encoding DUF998 domain-containing protein, translating into MDGESHLLRLAGLLWLIAGLSYLSAETVAAAAFPGYSYARNYVSDLGVPYADVIDGRVLRSGLAWLMNWGGFILDGVLFAAASVIAARLAFTAKDGVNPWAAVFLVLALMHSAGTVLVGLVHSGSRELASGADHYHVLGAAMAILGGNLALLAAAPGGRHLDLPRAWRSTSTLLGLFGLGSLALLEVNRIGRTPILPDGVLERASIYPITAWEIVTGLTLLAASFRVAKVAPAGTGAT; encoded by the coding sequence GTGGACGGTGAATCGCATCTTTTGCGCCTGGCAGGACTGCTCTGGCTGATCGCTGGCCTGTCCTACCTGTCGGCCGAGACTGTCGCTGCCGCTGCGTTCCCCGGCTACAGCTACGCGCGCAATTACGTCAGCGATCTTGGCGTGCCCTATGCCGACGTCATCGACGGCCGTGTACTTCGCTCAGGCCTTGCCTGGCTCATGAACTGGGGAGGCTTCATCCTCGATGGTGTGCTGTTCGCCGCGGCTAGCGTGATCGCCGCTCGGCTTGCCTTCACAGCGAAGGACGGGGTGAATCCCTGGGCCGCGGTATTTCTGGTACTCGCCTTGATGCACTCGGCGGGGACGGTCCTTGTCGGGCTCGTCCACAGCGGCAGCCGGGAACTGGCCTCGGGCGCCGACCACTATCATGTTCTTGGCGCGGCCATGGCTATCCTGGGCGGTAACCTGGCGCTGCTCGCCGCTGCACCCGGCGGGCGGCACCTCGACCTGCCCCGGGCATGGCGAAGCACCAGTACCCTGCTCGGCCTGTTCGGATTGGGGAGTTTGGCCCTGCTGGAAGTCAACCGTATCGGCAGGACCCCCATCCTGCCCGACGGCGTCCTGGAAAGAGCCAGCATCTACCCGATCACCGCGTGGGAGATCGTTACGGGCCTGACGCTGCTCGCCGCCAGCTTCAGGGTAGCTAAAGTCGCGCCGGCCGGAACCGGCGCGACCTGA